TAATTTCTGTAAGGATCATATTATGCTGCCTTTAATGTGTGAAAATCACCTTTTGCAGGCTAGAAAAGATGCCACACAAATTGTTGCAAATTTGCAACGGCAACAAGTTCATTCACGGCTGATTGCATCCGATTACTTGGAAAAGAACTTCGATCTCATTGACATATTGGTAGCTGGGTAAGAACATTGTTCTCACAGCTTAATTTTTTACCTATCCCAGAAAGGAACAATCTTTATGCAAATTAATTTGCTTTCGTGCTTTTTCAAAAGGATAAATTAATGCCTGTTAACCTAtttgtaaattaatttttatatatgatgTCACAATGTAAAAGCAATTACTTTTCTCTGATGTGTATGCAAGGTGGACCGGTAAGGGGTTATAGACTAGGTAATTCTTGACAGTTTTAATTTTCCAGAATGATTGAAAATGAACTTACTTGCTCTCATGGTTATGGTAGATTAGTTTCTTGTTACTTTGTTTTTTGGAAGTTAcagatttgtaatttttttttttcagttatgaAAACACAGACATGGCTTTGCACTATGGCGCTATGCTAAGGGATTGCATACGTCACCAGAGTGTTGCAAGGTGAGCTTAGTGATCTGGGGATATTCTTTTTTAAGCTGAAACACCAGGTGTTGACAATCAGTTTATTGCTTATGACAATCAATTTctatagattatatatgtgGACATGCTTGTGCTTAATAGTTCTTGAAGAATACAGAGTTGCTTCAATTTGCAATCTAGAATATGTTTCACTTCACTTTTCAGATATTCTGTATAATCTTCTTTGTGGCTTCTCGCTGTTCAACACTTTTTAGTTCAGATGTTGAGGTCGACAGTTTATCTTCTTGGAAGCTGTTCAGACAATGTCTATCCAGTTCTCATCGAATATAATTTATTGCCCGTTTTGGTCAATTGCAGGGCTGTTTCCAGCTTTTTTATCTGATGATTCTTGTTGCATGTATttgattatatttaatttactGAAGTGATTTCAATTCCCAGGTATGTTTTGGAAGCAGCACATGTGAAGAAGTTTTTCGATTATATACAACTTCCAAACTTTGACATTGCTGCAGATGCTGCTGCAACTTTTAAGGTCGAGTTCTCTCTAGTTTCTCTATTTTCTGTTTCCTATATACGTAGTTTATATATGACTTGTGGACCTCCAGTAgatataatgaaatttttttgttttccctGGGCATTTGGTTGCAGGAACTTATGACTAGGCATAAATCGACAGTAGCAGAATTCCTGTCCAGAAACTATGACTGGGTAAGCATTCAATTACTAAATTAGTACTTGAGTTCAGTATACCATTAATCTGATTATGTAGCCAGCTTGAGATGAAGTTGCTCATCTTTGATGCTCTATAGTAAGTTGGGAATGATGATATCTCGTCCGTACttgtaataaatttttatccaCCTTATCAATTAAGAAGTTCTTCGAGTGGTTCTGCAAGTTAATATGTTACATTCGATATCAATATTAACGGTCATGGTCAATTCCAGTGCGTTGTTTTTCGAGTGGGTACTTCGATGTTGGAATGACTATGCTTCTGGTTAGTCATTGATTTGTTAGTACTTGATTGttatctaatttttatttttattttttttctgcaGTTTTTTGCCGAATATAACTCGAAGCTTTTGGAATCTAGCAACTACATTACCAGAAGACAAGCTACTaaggtgaaaaaaaaaattgcttatATACTTGTGTGGCTAAGTAGATTATCCTCCCCTGCAATAATTTTGCATTTGGAAGGTTCATAATggtttttttctattttctttattttgggGGAGGGGTGGATTTTGTATTCTCTAGGTTTCGCCTGCAGATGATTTTATGGCCATTGAGCTAGCTAAATATTGATCGGGAGCTATGACCTCATTTACTGATTCTTCCATAACTTGCCATTCTGGAACTGTTGCTGTTGTTGTCTAGTTCGTTACAGTATTGTTTGCTGGAGTGATCTTCGAATAATATAATTACCTGCAGTGCTGATTGATGTCTCATCTCCCCAGCTTCTCGGTGATATTCTGCTGGACCGGTCGAATTCTAGCGTGATGATGCGCTATGTGAGCTCAAAAGATAATTTGAGAATCCTCATGAATCTCCTGAGGGTATAACTTTATCCTTGCCAGGGCACTATGTAGAAGTCTTAAATGTTGACTTTTTCGTATTTCAacctatataattttttttttgtttaattaagCGGCTAATATTTTCTGCGCTGCAGGAGTCGAGTAAGAGCATTCAAATGGAAGCTTTCCATGTTTTCAAGGTAACATATATTCTTTGAGGTTTTAGTTTTTGAGATATTGTTTCGAAAGAGCTGCTGATGAGGTTTCTCTCTATGTTTACAGCTGTTTGCTGCTAATCAGAACAAACCTGCTGACATCGTCAAATTACTCGTTACCAACAGAAGCAAGCTCCTTCGATTCCTCACGGACTTCAAATCTGAAAAAGGTTGGAATTATAAACTTCCCTCGTCATCAATCCAGATCCGAAGGTCTGTGCTTTTAGTGATAAAGTGCTGCCCCTGTTCTTTCAGAGGACGAGCAGTTCGAAGCAGACAAAGCCCAAGTTATGAAAGAGATTGCATCTCTCGAGCCGAGGTGACAAATGCGATCCAGAGTACGACTCTTGAACTCAATCCTGTAATTATTAACTAACAGCAGTCACTGTGCTATGTTTTTCCGGTTGAGGTCTCGATCTCGGGGTTCTCAATTGCTTTTTGGTTTCTTCCTTGTAGATTCCGAGCTTCTATTCTGTACTGAAATGATGCTGCAGCTGTAAGTTTAATTAGGCGAACAATAAATCTTTGAAATGTAATTTCGTTTAATACTTGGGAGGTACTGGTGCAGCTGgaactctcttttttttttaccaccAGCTGGAACTCTATCAACTAACGGTTTGTCTTAAAATAACTGTCCATCTACAGATTCTACGCATTGTCGGTATTATAGGAGAAATTATTGATTGGATAGTCC
The sequence above is drawn from the Punica granatum isolate Tunisia-2019 chromosome 5, ASM765513v2, whole genome shotgun sequence genome and encodes:
- the LOC116208796 gene encoding putative MO25-like protein At5g47540 isoform X2, with the translated sequence MKSLFKSKPRTPVEVVRQTRELLVFVDSNPEVRESKREEKMADLYKNLREMKSILYGNSESEPLSEPCAQLTQEFFRENTLRLLIICLPKLNLEARKDATQIVANLQRQQVHSRLIASDYLEKNFDLIDILVAGYENTDMALHYGAMLRDCIRHQSVARYVLEAAHVKKFFDYIQLPNFDIAADAAATFKELMTRHKSTVAEFLSRNYDWFFAEYNSKLLESSNYITRRQATKLLGDILLDRSNSSVMMRYVSSKDNLRILMNLLRESSKSIQMEAFHVFKLFAANQNKPADIVKLLVTNRSKLLRFLTDFKSEKEDEQFEADKAQVMKEIASLEPR
- the LOC116208796 gene encoding putative MO25-like protein At5g47540 isoform X1; the encoded protein is MKSLFKSKPRTPVEVVRQTRELLVFVDSNPEVRESKREEKMADLYKNLREMKSILYGNSESEPLSEPCAQLTQEFFRENTLRLLIICLPKLNLEARKDATQIVANLQRQQVHSRLIASDYLEKNFDLIDILVAGYENTDMALHYGAMLRDCIRHQSVARYVLEAAHVKKFFDYIQLPNFDIAADAAATFKELMTRHKSTVAEFLSRNYDWFFAEYNSKLLESSNYITRRQATKLLGDILLDRSNSSVMMRYVSSKDNLRILMNLLRESSKSIQMEAFHVFKLFAANQNKPADIVKLLVTNRSKLLRFLTDFKSEKGWNYKLPSSSIQIRRSVLLVIKCCPCSFRGRAVRSRQSPSYERDCISRAEVTNAIQNSELLFCTEMMLQL